DNA from Zonotrichia leucophrys gambelii isolate GWCS_2022_RI chromosome 5, RI_Zleu_2.0, whole genome shotgun sequence:
TGTCCAAAAACCTTACATAATTACTTAATCATGCATTATTAAATTTGTATTGATCatattgtaaatataaaaaattgaTCGCTGGTTGTACTTAAATCACTTGGGTCTCAGAACtttaatgctttaaaaagaTTGCACTGATTTAGGTGTAAATCAGTGACTTTGCACAGTGTACTTCACTGTCAGTAAAGTATATtggaaaaatgcttctttttcagTGCCAAATTGCATTgcattttccctccatttcctgAAATCTCAGCCTGTCATAGGTATTCCTGGagtgctgtgacactgagcaggctgcagagcactggCAGACACGAGCTGtgtgcaggggcagctctgctgtcagcctgcacccctcactgctgccagtgctgccactCAACTCCTAATACTGAACAAACGTGTGTGGTTCACCTGAAGTGATGCGCCATCACTGGCAAAATGTGTTTCACCCTACTGTTCCTGACAGCTGTTAATATTCTGATTCCAATAAATCTACAGAATATTGGATTACAAGTACTTTACTgcaacaaactttttttttttttaaattgaacattagctaaaatacaaaacaaacacagTATTCTGATATTGCTGTCACAGTTACATATGGGAGAATTAATCCCTTTTTTGGCCCTGCAATAAAATGCATCCTGAGATTCAATGCTGAATATACTATACAAAGCTAGCAATagatttttttgcttaattATAGAAAagtcacattaaaaaataatttctataataTTAAACAGCTGTCCTTTATATTGTGCTTTGtcggggggggaaaaaaaagaacttacCTCACCACCAGAAGAAGCAAAAGTATGACTGCAATATGTTGTGGAAACACATTATTAGCATGTAAAAACTGTATAAAAGAAACAACTATTTTGTgaaaagagtaaaaatattGGGTAACAATTTTGGTTTACCAATTATTTACAGTCAGGGCAAtcgatttatttttttttaaaaaatgtatggCTCAAGAAGTTACCGCCCACTTCCCTTCTTTACAAATGACACTAAATAATTCCAAAAGTGCTTCCTGCTTGAAAGGTCAAAACAGGCGACAGTCTGCCAAACACGATAACTCTTTTATTGGAACAGCTGAGGGCAGAGAGCCTTGTCAGTCTTTGATCCTGGGGATGTTGTAGGCGTAGCGCACCAGGGGGAAGCCCCTGCTTTGGTAGAAGCAGGCGCGGCCGCAGGCCTGCACTTGGTCCGAGCTGTCCGACACGAAGGAGTCGTCCTCGTCCGCGTAGTCCGAGTGCGCCGACTGCGTGCCACAGTCCGACCAGGAGCCCTCCTGCCTGGGGCACGGCGCCACGGCCAGTGCCGGACAGCTCTGTGACTTCATTAAATGTTTGCAGGGCACGGGCTTGGAGAGCAGGAGCGACTCGCAGCACTCGCACAGAGCCACGTTGCCGCCCTGCAGGTGCGAGTAAATGCCGCAGTCGTAGTAGAAGTCCTGCGCCACGTCCCCCTGGGCACCCGCGGCGATGGCCACTGCCCCgctcctcctgctcagctggCGCCTCAGCACCTTCCAGTCTTCCTTGAACTTGGGGTTGAAGAACACGTAGAGGACCGGGTTCAGGCAAGCAGGCAGTGGGAAAAATATCAAAGTGACAGACTTCATGATTTCGGGGCTGATAGAAATGGCCGTGATCAGCGGTGCGAAGGAGAAGAAGGCAACAGGACAGAAGAAGATGCAGTTGGTGAAGATTAGCCAAGCCACATGCTTAATGGTGCTGGACTGGGAGTTCTCGGAGAGATCCTCCTTCTCCAAGTTGCAGTAGAGTTTAGTGTAGATAACAGCCATCAGCAAAAACGCTAGGGAATTCAGCAGCACCAGAGTTACTGTGAAACCTAACAAAGGTGTTTCTCCAGTGGGGAAGGGCAAGCAAAGGGGTGATGCTGAGTACTCTGCTTTATAAAAAAGCGGTAAGCAGCCCGCTACCAGAGCgcacaggaaagcaaaaaatgcTGCGATTTGAAATTGTTTTTGGCGGttgcttttcccctttttaataAACTCCTTTGCAGACAAGCTCCGTTCAACAGCTGCcaacatcaggaaaaaaatggcactTTCTGATGAAAAAACTGCAAGAAACCCAGCAATTCTGCAACCACTGCCAGTCTCCCACCATATGCCAAATTCAGCAAATCTTCCCCAAGATACAGCATCCAAGAAAGTTAGAATACCAGTATAGACTCCCATAAATAAGTTAGAGACAGAAATCAGGCTTATGAACAGTTTGGAAGATGGCAATGTAGTACAGGATGCAAATATTGTTAACATGACAAGCAGGTTGAAGaacaaagcaaccaaaaaaataaaccagacaGTAAGGCGAATCATCCAGCTGCCCAATAAATATTCACAAGGCTTAAAAGCAcctagaagaaaacaaaaaacaaacagaaggaCAACCAATTTAGGAAAAGATTCTGCCTTAATAAGCAAGATTTTGAGAAGGTCTTAAAAGTGAACTCCTCATTAATTCATGAATAGAATACACAGCTGAACTGCTGAATAGGTCAGCTGAAAGCAAACTATTCTGCTGGAGTTATTTACTAATTAATTATGCCTGAAATAATAATTACTGCAGTGAATGGTCACTTGAGAACATTTTGTATAAACAAGCCAGCTAAACAAACTTAATTACCAATTCAAAATAGCTTTTATTAGTGTGACctaaatacttttttattttatgtagaTTTCTTACTTTATGGAAAAGGATggcaaaaaatacaaaagtcaATGTCCACAATCCCCTTGTAAGGGAGAAGAATTTTTTAGAAAGAACATGTTCTCTCAAAAAATTATTCACAGACATGCCTTCTGGAGTAACTTTTGGTGACAAGGAAACATCTGTAGAACAGCAGACAAATTCAATTTAAGCAGCTTTAATAGGGACAGGAATTTACCACAAGCCCTGTCCCCCAGCCTCACCACTGAAGGGCACTGTGAGCTTGAAAAGttatatgaaaaaattatttttttcttctttttcaccaCTTAAAACAGCTTACATaataaaaaagcccaacaaacaaaataaaggagACAAGACAAGGAACAAAGGTCACTATTACTGCATACTCTTCTAATTCCCCTAACTGCCATTTATTCCATAGGAAAATCCTACTGATTTTAAGTAACAATTAGAAGAATTTAACCTCTCCTATATCCCCCTTAGGCACTTCTAATAGTACTAAGAACAGTAGCTCaggatccctccctgcagctgaggagcacTCGGGGAGCAAATGAAAAATGCCagcctgcagaggctggagcctCTGAGCTGGAGTCAGCCTGTGACTgagggctggctctgtgctgcactgccTTTCCTCCAGGCAGGGGAAAGGTAAGGACAGCCCATCCCTGGTGTGGGCAGGAACAGAACTGCCAAGAATGATTCAATGGCAGTGCAAAAATCTCCCAAGGCCTAAAGCAACTTCCAGAAATTAATGAACTgacaagccaaaaaaaaaaaaaaatctttttgtttaAATGGTCAAGCTTCATTTTTGGGCAGAAAATAATGAAGCCCCCTGGATTATCAGAAAATCAGGAGTAAAACCCCTTTTTAGCAGGTACTCCCAAGTAAAACATCAATTAACCTTACAATGCATTTGTGTGACACGACACTACCTGCTATGCTGAtctacttaaaaataaaaacaacttcctgcttatgaaattttaaaatatcaattcTGTGCTTCCAAAAATCAATTTGAAGCCATTTTTCTAGTAGTTGTACTTGAGACAAATAAAATCCACTACcctttcctgcctttctccCAAATCCTTTGGGTTAAATGTTTTACCCTCCTCTCACACTGATATTCCCAGCCCATGCTGGGATGGGACAAAAATTCACTTTTGGAAGGATGTTTCAGCAAACTTGAGCTCCTTGAGCACCATTGCTCAGCAATCCATTCTTTAGGCAAGGTGCAAAGTgcatctccaggctgagcagtgaTTCAGAACTGACGTGGTGGGTGGAGTATCCTATGAGCAGATGGCAGCATGGCATAGAAACTTGTTAGTATGAGAGGGACGGGTGAAAAACAAGGCAAACAGTGAACTTGTGGAACAAGCTCTTTCTTCTAGACCTACTACAGCATTTCTGGCATGGACAAAAAGAATGAGCTAAAGACTTCCAAAATTTAACGATGTAACACACCATCTTAATTCTCATTCTGTAAACAGGAGATCAAAAGCAAATAAGCACCTTTAACAAATTAACTTTTAGATTATGTACAATTACATTAATATATTTGACTTTCTGactacaggtttttttttggctgtgaTCAAGAAATCCTTATGGTATTCTGGATACTAAAGGCAGAGCTAGCTCAGAAGATAAACAGATTTTCGTAACATAAAATAGTAGttaggagaagagaaagaagtaaGACTTGGAAAGCTCCTGCTCACCCAGGAGTAACTTCATTGGAAGCATAGCGTATCTGTGTGTTCCTGTTTATGCAGACAAAAGGGTACAGGAGGTAGGGAAGGAAACCTCTGGAGaggcaaaggcaaaaaaagcaagaaagcaagAGGCACCACAGCAAGTGCTTCAGGAGCTGAGGGGAACCGTGTACAGAAATTGGCAGTCTGagtaaaagaaacagaaaggcagaaacaaagctgcctagaatgaaaatattcattGCAAGATCAAAGACTTGCAACACTCCTGGACTGTTCAAGCCTGACTTAGAGTAAATCTGGTATGCCAGTAAGACTGTTCACTGAACAAGTGTCTTGAGCAGTTTaagatgctgctgcctgctccagccctctgctcACAGTTAATGCACctacagcagggctggggaacagATCACATGGCTGCTCCTCATTCTCTCTCCTGGAAAGACATCAAGCTTCCTTAAAACCACCAATGATAGACAGCAGTTTGAGTTAAGCTTTTAAAGAGCAGGCTGAACTCTCACTGAAACAGATGAGCATTCACACAGTCTGCTCCAGACAGCTCCTTGGAGAAATAAGGCAGAATTAGGAAGCAGGGCATTAGCAGACTCCAAATATAAGCATTACAGTCTTTGATTATTTTGCTTATGGAAAgaaattttggtattttttcctaGCACAGCTCTCCAATGAAGGGCTATGTGTCTAAAGCTGAGTCAGATCTTTGTGACTGCTCGtccaaaacaacactgacatcTAATCACTGAAAGCACTCGAGAATTTAATCTTCTGTGTACAGAATGACTACCAAGAATCAAAGATCTAATTCACACAACTCTCTGCGTAACACCATGCCTGAAGTTCAGTGTGGCTAAAGCACATGAGGAGATTTACCTGTTGCTGGTGTACAGTGAATAATAGTCTGTCccaattcctcatttttctcatttcttagaATATCTGCATTAGCTGTAAAAGTGAAAAACATGTTAGTTGTAGGAAGAAAACTAAGTGAAATGGCAGTGCAGCTGCCTAGGATGGAAGTAGTTCACTGACACCTGAGCCTTGTAATAAGTGAAGTGGTTCTGGTTTGCCACATAAGGTCAAGATGCTCAGTGCAGAAATTTCTGCTCACAAGGCTTCGTAACCAGGCAAAGAAAAGAAGGATCTGTGGAGCCTGAAGTAGTCAGGGGAAGGACAAGTTCTATCTGAATAGAAAGGCTGAAACACTGAGAACAATAAAACCATGACAGAAGCAATATCTGCagtttgactttttttaaaaattactattttttcaGACAGGCAAGTCTTGCAGTGTCCAGCATAtctttcatgtgtttggaaGAAACATGGCACTGTTGATTTGAAAGCAATTGCTAAGCACTTTCAGAGACCTCTTCTGTATCCCTATAAAGACTTATATTTTTCCTATTCCCTTATTCAAAGGTAACACACACTGCTATTCTAGTCAGGTACAAAACAATACTGCTGGTTAAGTACATGAAACATTTACCCGTCTCATGATCCATCAAGGCACCTTGATCTTGGTGACTGGAATCTTCAGCATTGGAGTTTAGATAAGAATCACAACCCCAAAATGCACAGCACTGATAAGCATAAGGTACAGAGAGTGACCTGAAATACAGGCAGGACAAGGAAGACCATTAAACTTTGTAACCAAAGTTAAGACTACCacctattaaaaatattttagtagcACACTTCAGTGCTAAACTcaaatcttcctttttctcaCAGTGGCTGATAAAAGCTGTTTCAAATTGGTATAAGCATTTCTAATGAACTCTTGCACTGAGATAAAGGACAGGTGATGTATACAAGTGAGAAGTACAAAAATGATGATATTTAGCTCTCTACTATTCTTTCTACTCCATATACAAACCAAATTCTGATCAGGGTTAGTTTGTGGCATT
Protein-coding regions in this window:
- the LGR4 gene encoding leucine-rich repeat-containing G-protein coupled receptor 4 isoform X1 yields the protein MRCLALLGLVAWGLGSWAGHSGGASPPPCPAPCSCDGDRGVDCSGRGLAAVPAGLSAFTHALDISMNNITRLPEDAFKNFPYLEELRLAGNDLTFIHPKALSGLKELKVLTLQNNQLKTVPNEAIRGLSGLQSLRLDANHITAIPEDSFEGLLQLRHLWLDDNSLTEVPISPLSNLPSLQALTLALNRITHIPDYAFTNLSSLVVLHLHNNKIKTIGKHCFDGLDNLETLDLNYNNMVEFPEAIKSLPSLKELGFHSNYISIIPDGAFAGNPLLRTIHLYDNPLSFVGNSAFQNLSDLHSLVIRGASMVQWFPNLTGTVNLESLTLTGTKINSIPVNLCREQKVLRTLDLSYNNIKDLPSFKGCHTLEEISLQHNQIHEIAEDTFQGLSSLRVLDLSRNRIHQIHKGAFITLGALLNLDLSFNQLSSVPAEGLSGLNQLKLTGNSELKEALAAKNFAKLRSLSVPYAYQCCAFWGCDSYLNSNAEDSSHQDQGALMDHETANADILRNEKNEELGQTIIHCTPATGAFKPCEYLLGSWMIRLTVWFIFLVALFFNLLVMLTIFASCTTLPSSKLFISLISVSNLFMGVYTGILTFLDAVSWGRFAEFGIWWETGSGCRIAGFLAVFSSESAIFFLMLAAVERSLSAKEFIKKGKSNRQKQFQIAAFFAFLCALVAGCLPLFYKAEYSASPLCLPFPTGETPLLGFTVTLVLLNSLAFLLMAVIYTKLYCNLEKEDLSENSQSSTIKHVAWLIFTNCIFFCPVAFFSFAPLITAISISPEIMKSVTLIFFPLPACLNPVLYVFFNPKFKEDWKVLRRQLSRRSGAVAIAAGAQGDVAQDFYYDCGIYSHLQGGNVALCECCESLLLSKPVPCKHLMKSQSCPALAVAPCPRQEGSWSDCGTQSAHSDYADEDDSFVSDSSDQVQACGRACFYQSRGFPLVRYAYNIPRIKD